The Enteractinococcus fodinae genome has a segment encoding these proteins:
- the smc gene encoding chromosome segregation protein SMC, translating to MYLKTLTIRGFKSFASKTTFEFEPGITSVIGPNGSGKSNVVDALAWVMGEQGVKNLRGGKMEDVIFAGTTGRAPLGRAQVELTIDNSDGTLPIEYSEVTISRTLFRSGGSEYQINGKSARLLDIQELLSDSGLGREMHVIVGQGQLDKILQATPEERRGFIEEAAGILKHRRRKERSERKLESMRANLDRIRDLTDEVHRQLGPLSKQAATARKAQGIQHDVQDATARLLADDVVTQSARLQELLDADQNLEQQQKELTSKLELAEATGKELSEKLAHSSQAANSARDHRYQLTALAERFRSLEALANERLKTASRPPVASSGLSPEEASEQLSQNEQAHVHSKDKLSELQHALQNAQAAREAAERKARVARETYTQVVREEADQQKSFAQTESRRKSAETKLHALQAELARAEQDAGFSTGSLEKFQQEIQQLKTSLTEAEKELEACRQHKEELQRHAQNTRESRASAEKALNSYKNEASAAQARVEVLKQSLQPDPGSAQAALHEFEPRDLAEILEIEPGWEAAISALLAGSTDRVWLNAEVQLSEVLEVLDEQKVSDVRIFHPNEDEKSPHSFPELTDAIPAQKVVSVREDASEAFHHLQRILSSGLVVESLTQAQEILGDRELVRQCPHLCIATKQGHVLTPQWLEVRGEGGTSSLERRATYDKAVVQFEELEAAIETAQGTFEDALDVHERAQKSVQECEAELQSKQSEVTTLRERIAVQQRNLQQQTAAQQRSEKQRAKLLADLEQARTAYVQAQERFDALQAAVSLDSGSALSADQAAEAQQTSEQAASAARAAETEARLALRTAENTAQQAEQRVEQARRRLSAAKIAQREYQRALVRQQRTVQRLTNLKAGIEVALDRIGGSIERAEQDAAALEHQRAELQTEVDSADQVVKTSRSQLAKLQEQLHERRLVRQEHEIKLAQLHERSLNELGYSHQYLVAHFGPDQPIDTGDDGALVALTYNRGEQQKRLRAAKRQLKELGKINPLALEEYKAVQERHEYLSQQLADLEDSRRNLLKIIEDVNATVLEVFSSAYEDTAAQFEHVFATVFPGGEGRLSLTDPANMLETGIEVEARPAGKKVKRLSLLSGGERSLAAIALLVSIFKARPSPFYVMDEVEAALDDTNLTRLLTIFKELQHDSQLIIITHQKRTMEISDALYGVSMRGDGVSQVISQKLHQA from the coding sequence ATGTACCTAAAAACTCTGACCATCCGTGGCTTTAAGTCTTTCGCTTCAAAGACCACGTTCGAATTCGAACCGGGCATTACCTCGGTTATAGGCCCCAACGGGTCAGGTAAGTCGAACGTGGTCGATGCATTGGCTTGGGTCATGGGGGAGCAGGGTGTGAAAAACCTGCGCGGCGGCAAGATGGAAGATGTCATCTTCGCCGGCACCACCGGCCGCGCACCGTTGGGACGGGCTCAGGTCGAGCTCACGATCGATAATTCGGACGGCACGTTGCCGATCGAATACTCTGAAGTCACGATTTCGCGTACCTTGTTTCGCTCTGGTGGTTCTGAATATCAGATCAACGGGAAATCCGCGCGCTTATTAGATATTCAAGAGTTGCTATCGGACTCCGGGCTCGGCCGAGAAATGCACGTGATCGTTGGCCAAGGTCAGCTCGATAAGATCCTTCAAGCGACTCCGGAAGAACGTCGAGGTTTTATCGAAGAAGCCGCCGGTATTCTGAAACACCGGCGGAGGAAAGAGCGTTCGGAGCGCAAGCTTGAGTCGATGCGCGCAAACCTTGACCGTATCCGGGACCTGACTGACGAGGTGCATCGACAGCTTGGACCGCTTTCAAAACAGGCCGCGACAGCACGTAAAGCGCAGGGCATTCAGCATGATGTCCAAGACGCGACCGCACGCCTGCTAGCTGATGATGTGGTCACCCAATCAGCGCGGTTACAAGAGCTCTTAGATGCCGATCAGAATCTTGAACAACAGCAGAAAGAGCTTACGAGCAAGCTCGAACTGGCCGAAGCGACCGGCAAAGAACTCTCCGAAAAGCTTGCGCACTCCTCGCAAGCTGCAAACAGTGCGCGAGACCACCGGTACCAGTTGACTGCCCTTGCTGAACGTTTCCGGTCTCTGGAGGCGTTAGCGAACGAGCGACTCAAAACTGCTTCGAGGCCACCTGTGGCCTCATCGGGGCTCTCTCCGGAGGAAGCCAGTGAGCAGCTATCGCAGAACGAACAGGCGCACGTACACAGCAAGGACAAACTCAGTGAGCTACAGCATGCACTTCAGAACGCGCAAGCCGCGAGAGAAGCAGCAGAGCGTAAAGCTCGCGTGGCTCGGGAAACCTATACCCAGGTAGTACGCGAGGAAGCTGATCAACAAAAATCCTTCGCTCAGACAGAAAGCCGCAGAAAATCAGCCGAGACTAAACTGCACGCATTGCAAGCAGAACTAGCACGCGCAGAGCAAGATGCGGGTTTCAGCACGGGCTCGCTTGAGAAGTTTCAGCAAGAAATCCAGCAGCTAAAGACCTCCCTGACGGAGGCAGAAAAAGAACTGGAAGCCTGCCGCCAGCACAAAGAAGAGCTCCAGCGACACGCTCAAAACACTCGAGAGTCTAGAGCAAGTGCCGAGAAAGCGCTCAATTCCTATAAAAACGAAGCGAGCGCTGCGCAAGCTCGTGTAGAAGTACTCAAACAGTCCCTACAACCCGACCCCGGGTCAGCCCAAGCTGCGCTGCACGAATTCGAACCACGCGACCTGGCCGAGATACTAGAGATCGAGCCCGGGTGGGAAGCTGCAATCTCAGCGCTACTAGCCGGTTCCACCGACAGAGTGTGGCTGAATGCAGAGGTACAGCTCTCAGAAGTGCTCGAAGTACTAGATGAGCAGAAAGTCTCAGATGTTCGAATCTTCCATCCGAATGAGGACGAAAAATCACCCCATAGCTTCCCCGAGCTAACTGATGCTATACCAGCCCAGAAGGTGGTGTCGGTTCGCGAAGATGCTTCAGAAGCCTTTCACCATCTTCAACGAATACTATCGTCTGGGCTTGTGGTCGAGTCCTTAACTCAAGCGCAGGAGATCCTGGGGGACCGCGAACTCGTCCGACAGTGCCCGCATCTCTGTATCGCGACGAAACAAGGGCATGTTCTAACCCCGCAATGGTTAGAAGTTCGCGGGGAGGGTGGCACCAGCTCACTAGAGCGCAGAGCGACTTACGATAAGGCAGTTGTTCAATTTGAAGAACTCGAAGCAGCCATAGAGACGGCTCAAGGCACTTTTGAAGACGCTCTTGACGTTCATGAAAGGGCACAAAAGAGCGTCCAGGAATGCGAGGCTGAACTGCAGTCTAAGCAATCTGAGGTAACGACACTGCGCGAACGAATAGCAGTACAGCAGCGTAACCTGCAACAACAAACGGCAGCCCAGCAACGCAGCGAAAAGCAGCGAGCCAAGCTTCTGGCGGATCTCGAACAAGCGCGCACCGCATATGTGCAAGCTCAAGAACGATTCGACGCGCTGCAGGCCGCTGTCTCTCTAGATAGCGGAAGCGCGCTGAGTGCAGATCAGGCTGCTGAAGCGCAGCAAACTTCGGAGCAGGCTGCGAGTGCGGCTCGCGCTGCTGAAACCGAAGCTCGGTTAGCATTGCGAACGGCGGAGAACACCGCCCAACAAGCAGAGCAACGTGTAGAGCAAGCTCGGCGAAGGTTATCCGCTGCTAAGATCGCCCAGCGGGAGTACCAACGTGCCCTAGTACGTCAGCAACGCACGGTACAGCGACTGACAAATCTTAAGGCTGGGATTGAGGTCGCACTCGATCGGATCGGCGGGAGCATCGAACGTGCTGAACAAGATGCAGCAGCACTCGAACACCAACGCGCAGAACTTCAGACCGAAGTCGATTCTGCAGATCAAGTCGTCAAAACTTCACGAAGCCAATTAGCAAAGCTTCAGGAGCAGCTCCATGAGCGCCGTCTGGTGCGCCAGGAACATGAAATTAAATTGGCCCAGTTGCACGAGCGGTCACTGAATGAGTTGGGTTATTCTCACCAGTATCTGGTGGCGCATTTTGGGCCGGATCAACCCATCGATACCGGTGACGACGGTGCCCTCGTAGCCCTTACGTATAACCGGGGGGAGCAGCAGAAACGACTGCGTGCTGCAAAACGGCAGCTCAAAGAGCTCGGCAAAATCAATCCACTGGCGCTAGAGGAATATAAAGCGGTTCAAGAACGACACGAGTACCTGAGCCAGCAATTAGCTGATCTTGAGGATTCGCGTCGCAATCTCCTCAAAATCATTGAAGATGTCAACGCCACGGTCCTAGAAGTATTCTCCTCAGCATATGAGGATACCGCTGCGCAGTTTGAACATGTGTTTGCCACGGTGTTCCCCGGGGGAGAAGGACGTCTCTCGCTGACTGATCCCGCCAATATGCTCGAAACGGGCATTGAAGTCGAAGCGCGCCCCGCAGGTAAAAAGGTCAAACGGCTATCCCTCTTATCGGGAGGGGAACGGTCGCTGGCAGCCATTGCCCTGCTGGTATCAATCTTTAAGGCCAGACCCTCCCCGTTTTATGTGATGGATGAAGTGGAGGCTGCGCTGGATGATACGAACCTGACGCGTTTATTGACGATCTTCAAGGAACTTCAGCACGATTCCCAGTTGATTATCATTACCCACCAGAAACGGACCATGGAGATTTCTGATGCGCTCTACGGGGTCTCAATGCGTGGCGATGGCGTCTCGCAGGTCATCAGTCAAAAGCTGCATCAGGCCTGA
- a CDS encoding MFS transporter, translating to MKDMSASVEKIKIPGEIRVLIAAAFIIAIGFGIITPVLPQYAESFGVGAFGVSAVVSIFGLARLIFAPASGRLTMKFGESGVYITGVTIVGISMFAVAFAQTYTQLLIFRGLGGFGSTLFTVSAMSFLAAKAPPTIRGRVSGAYASAFLIGNISGPLVGGLLVALGPRAPFLIYGGALLIAAFVVYLGLHRQKGGKRHKVVDERVPWNFGDAIKDHSYRAALGSFFANGWASFGVRNAIMPLFAAAAFAGTGFFLDGPQTAAVALSIFAAGNVIAVTFSSRLSDKYGRKPLIVIGLAVAAIGTGVLGFMTSPMLFFIASLIAGAGTGMMNAPQQAAIADLVGQERKAGTVMSAAQMASDVGSIIGPLFIGWIVDLYGFELGFAITGGILAVACIVWTFAPETNVRVAGERPITGSVPSVAQSNEQSRSDSDQA from the coding sequence ATGAAGGATATGTCTGCGTCGGTGGAAAAGATTAAGATCCCAGGTGAAATCCGCGTACTTATTGCGGCCGCTTTCATTATTGCCATTGGCTTTGGAATTATCACGCCAGTACTCCCCCAGTACGCCGAGTCATTCGGGGTTGGGGCATTCGGGGTCTCCGCTGTAGTTTCTATTTTCGGATTAGCGCGGCTGATTTTTGCCCCGGCCTCCGGGCGACTGACCATGAAGTTTGGAGAATCCGGTGTTTATATCACCGGCGTGACAATCGTTGGCATCTCGATGTTCGCGGTCGCTTTTGCCCAGACCTACACTCAGCTGCTGATCTTTCGTGGCCTCGGTGGTTTCGGGTCTACATTATTTACCGTTTCGGCGATGTCATTTCTCGCTGCGAAAGCTCCCCCTACTATCCGTGGGCGAGTGTCAGGGGCATATGCGTCCGCATTTTTGATCGGAAATATTTCGGGGCCCCTTGTTGGTGGTTTGCTTGTTGCGCTAGGGCCTCGGGCGCCGTTTCTCATCTACGGTGGGGCTCTGCTGATCGCTGCGTTTGTGGTCTATCTCGGCTTGCATCGTCAGAAAGGCGGCAAGCGCCATAAAGTCGTTGATGAGCGTGTGCCGTGGAACTTCGGTGATGCAATCAAAGACCACTCCTACCGCGCAGCACTCGGTTCTTTCTTTGCCAATGGCTGGGCGAGCTTTGGCGTTCGGAACGCCATCATGCCGCTCTTCGCTGCCGCTGCCTTTGCTGGAACGGGTTTCTTCCTTGATGGACCCCAAACTGCTGCGGTGGCATTATCCATCTTTGCTGCTGGCAACGTTATCGCTGTTACCTTCTCTTCGCGGTTATCAGACAAGTATGGTCGGAAGCCGCTGATTGTCATCGGCCTGGCGGTGGCAGCTATAGGCACCGGAGTTCTGGGCTTCATGACCAGCCCAATGCTGTTCTTTATCGCATCACTGATCGCGGGTGCAGGTACAGGCATGATGAACGCGCCGCAGCAAGCCGCGATTGCGGACCTCGTCGGTCAGGAACGAAAAGCCGGTACGGTTATGTCCGCTGCGCAAATGGCCTCCGATGTGGGCTCGATTATCGGCCCCTTATTCATCGGTTGGATCGTCGATCTCTACGGTTTCGAACTAGGTTTCGCTATTACCGGCGGGATCCTCGCTGTGGCCTGTATCGTGTGGACTTTCGCACCAGAAACCAACGTGCGAGTGGCCGGAGAGCGGCCCATAACAGGGTCCGTGCCGTCTGTGGCACAATCGAACGAGCAATCTCGCTCTGATTCAGATCAGGCCTGA
- the ftsY gene encoding signal recognition particle-docking protein FtsY, which produces MELLLLAFLGPVIVGVGAVVALDRPVDEPKVAPPPEPQPELTAATIEVPSVTEPTVAEPQAPPEPAPVPEPEPEPEPEPEVIEEPAVELEKPAPAAGRLARLRARLAKSNNVFSKGLLALLAQDDIDEDVWDEIEETLLMSDLGTDPAMELVDRLKERVTVEGTRDPEAVRTMLREELIKMVDPTMDRRLAATRKDGKPAVMMVVGVNGVGKTTTVGKLARVLVAEERNVILGAADTFRAAAAEQLTTWGERVGVETVRSEQEGADPASVAFSAVEAGIQQEADVVLVDTAGRLHSKANLMEELGKVKRVAEKQAPVDEVLLVIDATTGQNGLMQAKVFTEAVDVTGIVLTKLDGTAKGGIVVAIQRQLGVPVKLIGLGEGADDLAPFETEAFVDALIAS; this is translated from the coding sequence GTGGAACTTCTGTTATTAGCTTTTCTCGGACCTGTAATCGTTGGTGTCGGTGCTGTGGTCGCACTCGACCGCCCTGTCGACGAACCGAAAGTTGCCCCTCCGCCTGAGCCTCAGCCAGAGCTCACCGCGGCGACCATTGAGGTCCCCTCGGTTACGGAACCCACCGTTGCTGAACCGCAGGCGCCTCCAGAGCCAGCGCCGGTTCCAGAGCCGGAACCTGAACCAGAGCCAGAGCCGGAGGTAATTGAAGAGCCGGCAGTTGAGCTTGAGAAACCAGCCCCGGCCGCTGGACGCCTGGCTCGTCTCCGCGCACGGTTGGCGAAGTCCAATAATGTCTTCTCCAAGGGTCTCTTGGCGCTGTTGGCCCAGGATGACATTGACGAAGACGTCTGGGATGAGATCGAAGAGACACTGCTCATGTCAGATCTCGGGACGGACCCAGCCATGGAGCTGGTGGATCGTCTCAAAGAGCGAGTCACCGTCGAAGGTACGCGCGATCCCGAAGCTGTTCGCACGATGCTTCGTGAAGAGCTCATCAAGATGGTGGATCCAACAATGGACCGCCGGCTTGCTGCCACCCGCAAAGACGGTAAACCAGCTGTCATGATGGTCGTTGGGGTCAACGGGGTCGGCAAAACCACTACCGTTGGCAAACTTGCTCGCGTGCTAGTCGCTGAGGAACGTAACGTAATTCTTGGTGCCGCAGATACCTTCCGTGCTGCCGCAGCAGAACAGCTGACCACCTGGGGAGAGCGAGTCGGAGTCGAGACCGTCCGTTCCGAGCAAGAAGGTGCCGATCCCGCTTCTGTCGCATTCTCTGCGGTAGAAGCCGGGATCCAGCAAGAAGCTGATGTCGTATTAGTAGACACAGCCGGTCGTTTGCACTCGAAAGCCAACCTGATGGAAGAGCTCGGCAAGGTCAAGCGGGTGGCTGAGAAACAAGCCCCGGTTGATGAGGTCCTCTTGGTGATCGATGCGACGACCGGTCAGAACGGTCTGATGCAGGCCAAGGTTTTCACCGAAGCCGTAGATGTCACGGGGATTGTCCTGACCAAGCTCGACGGGACCGCCAAAGGTGGAATCGTTGTGGCAATTCAGCGCCAACTCGGTGTGCCAGTGAAACTTATTGGTCTGGGGGAAGGTGCCGATGACCTGGCTCCTTTCGAAACAGAAGCCTTTGTGGATGCGTTGATTGCTAGCTAG
- the ffh gene encoding signal recognition particle protein translates to MFNSLTERLSSTFKNLRGKGRLTEADIDATAREIRRALLDADVAVPAVRQFIKQVKERALGEEVSEALNPAQQVVKIVQSELEEILGGETRTLQLAKTPPTVIMLVGLQGAGKTTLAGKLSKHLKQEGHAPMLVAADLQRPNAVKQLQVNGERAGVHVFAPHPGVSSEHEDPTGDPVEVAKAGLEEAKNRQHDVVIIDTAGRLGVDQELMQQASDIRAATNPDEVLFVIDAMIGQDAVATAQAFNEGVGFTGVVLSKMDGDARGGAALSVKYITGKPIMYASTGEGLGDFEVFHPDRMASRILDMGDVLSLIEQAERTIDKSSAERMAQKFADQEDFTLEDFLEQMQQLKKMGSMKKMLMMMPGAQGMKKQLEQFDDSQVNRIEAIIQSMTPYERNVPKAINGSRRARIAAGSGVHVSEVNTLLERFREAQKMMKKMAAGGGMPGMPGMPGGAPGGGRKNQRKGKGKGKNRKQQRFGNPARAEAEALKEQERAAKKASQEIGSAFGAGADPKDFDPSQLNLPKGFDKYLK, encoded by the coding sequence GTGTTCAATTCTTTGACGGAACGTCTGTCCTCAACCTTCAAAAACCTTCGCGGTAAGGGCAGGCTGACAGAGGCAGATATTGATGCAACCGCACGCGAAATCCGGCGTGCCTTGCTGGATGCTGACGTCGCGGTACCGGCGGTGCGTCAGTTCATCAAGCAGGTCAAAGAACGTGCCCTGGGTGAAGAAGTCTCCGAGGCACTGAACCCAGCCCAGCAGGTCGTCAAAATCGTCCAGAGTGAGCTGGAAGAAATCCTTGGCGGAGAAACTCGCACGTTACAGCTCGCGAAGACCCCGCCCACGGTTATTATGTTGGTCGGTCTGCAAGGTGCCGGTAAAACGACTCTGGCCGGAAAACTCTCAAAACACTTGAAGCAAGAGGGCCACGCTCCCATGCTTGTGGCAGCCGACTTGCAGCGGCCAAACGCGGTAAAGCAGCTCCAAGTCAACGGTGAACGCGCCGGCGTACACGTTTTTGCCCCGCATCCCGGAGTGTCCTCCGAGCACGAAGATCCAACAGGCGATCCTGTCGAAGTAGCCAAGGCAGGGCTAGAAGAAGCTAAGAATCGCCAACACGACGTTGTCATTATTGACACAGCTGGCCGTCTCGGCGTCGACCAAGAGTTGATGCAACAGGCTTCGGATATCCGTGCGGCGACCAACCCTGATGAAGTCCTGTTTGTTATTGATGCGATGATCGGTCAGGACGCTGTCGCCACAGCCCAGGCGTTTAACGAAGGCGTCGGCTTCACCGGTGTGGTCCTGTCCAAGATGGATGGTGACGCTCGTGGTGGTGCCGCCCTATCGGTTAAATACATCACTGGTAAGCCGATTATGTATGCTTCCACCGGTGAAGGTCTCGGCGATTTTGAAGTATTCCACCCTGACCGCATGGCCTCCCGAATCCTGGACATGGGTGACGTTTTGTCACTCATCGAACAGGCCGAACGAACCATCGACAAGTCCTCTGCCGAAAGAATGGCGCAGAAGTTTGCCGATCAAGAGGACTTCACGCTTGAAGACTTCTTAGAGCAGATGCAGCAGCTGAAAAAAATGGGCTCGATGAAGAAGATGCTCATGATGATGCCTGGCGCGCAGGGTATGAAGAAGCAGCTGGAACAATTTGATGACTCTCAAGTCAATCGCATTGAGGCCATCATCCAGTCGATGACCCCGTACGAACGCAACGTTCCTAAAGCAATCAATGGTTCACGTCGCGCGCGAATTGCGGCCGGCTCGGGTGTCCACGTCTCCGAGGTTAACACCCTGCTCGAACGCTTCCGCGAAGCCCAAAAAATGATGAAGAAAATGGCAGCCGGTGGCGGTATGCCAGGAATGCCCGGTATGCCCGGCGGGGCCCCAGGTGGCGGACGTAAGAACCAACGTAAAGGTAAAGGCAAGGGGAAGAACCGTAAGCAGCAGCGTTTCGGTAACCCTGCTCGTGCCGAAGCCGAGGCTCTCAAAGAACAAGAACGTGCAGCGAAGAAAGCTTCACAGGAAATCGGCTCGGCCTTTGGTGCCGGAGCCGATCCCAAAGATTTTGATCCATCACAGCTCAACCTGCCGAAGGGTTTTGACAAATATCTGAAATAA
- a CDS encoding nucleotide sugar dehydrogenase yields MKDLVVIGQGYVGLPLSRAASNAGFNVTGLDVSQKIVDDLNAGRSHVEDIPDTELKEMLENGYQATTDNSVIQEADVIVICVPTPLGDAGRPDLQAVEAATQSIADNLRRQSLVILESTTYPGTTEELLQPVLEADGRKLDEDFYLAFSPERIDPGNKTYTLENTPKVVGGVTNESGDLAVSFYSQFIEQVVKVKGAKEAETAKLLENTYRHINIGLVNEMAKFSHELGIDIWEVIKAAKTKPFGFQAFYPGPGVGGHCIPIDPSYLNYSVRKALGHPFRFVDLAEDINNSMPNYVVQRVQDLLNQHQKSLNGSKVLLLGVSYKANISDQRHSPAIPVGAGLADKGAIISYHDANVPTWSVNGTEHESVADLDQAVEEADIVILLQAHREYKISELAPKALLFFDTRGVATSEEAHVL; encoded by the coding sequence GTGAAAGATCTCGTTGTAATAGGTCAAGGTTATGTTGGCTTGCCGCTGTCCCGCGCAGCTAGCAATGCAGGATTTAACGTTACTGGCCTCGATGTTAGCCAGAAGATCGTTGATGATTTGAATGCTGGGAGGTCCCACGTCGAAGATATCCCCGACACTGAGCTAAAGGAGATGCTGGAGAACGGGTACCAGGCCACAACGGACAACAGCGTCATCCAAGAAGCTGACGTAATTGTCATTTGTGTTCCGACACCATTAGGCGATGCAGGCAGACCGGATCTTCAAGCCGTTGAGGCGGCCACGCAGTCCATAGCCGACAATCTGCGCCGTCAGTCGCTGGTTATCCTTGAATCCACAACTTATCCTGGAACCACCGAAGAACTGCTCCAGCCTGTACTGGAAGCTGACGGTAGGAAACTTGACGAAGACTTCTACCTTGCTTTCTCTCCAGAACGGATTGACCCGGGCAATAAGACTTACACGTTAGAGAACACGCCCAAAGTAGTTGGCGGAGTTACGAATGAATCCGGCGATCTTGCCGTATCTTTCTACAGCCAATTCATTGAACAAGTAGTCAAGGTCAAGGGCGCTAAGGAAGCCGAGACGGCAAAACTTCTCGAAAACACTTACCGCCACATCAACATCGGCCTGGTCAATGAGATGGCGAAATTCAGCCATGAACTAGGCATTGATATTTGGGAAGTCATCAAGGCTGCTAAGACCAAGCCATTCGGCTTCCAGGCCTTCTACCCCGGACCTGGCGTCGGTGGTCACTGTATTCCCATCGACCCGAGCTACTTGAACTATTCCGTACGTAAAGCTCTGGGTCACCCATTCCGTTTCGTGGACCTGGCAGAAGACATTAATAACTCGATGCCGAACTACGTGGTCCAACGTGTCCAAGATCTGTTGAACCAACACCAGAAGTCGCTCAACGGGTCAAAGGTCCTCCTCCTAGGGGTCAGCTATAAGGCCAATATTTCTGACCAACGGCACTCACCGGCAATCCCAGTCGGAGCTGGTCTGGCAGATAAAGGCGCAATCATTTCCTACCACGACGCGAACGTACCTACCTGGTCGGTCAACGGAACCGAACATGAATCAGTTGCGGACCTGGACCAAGCTGTCGAAGAAGCAGATATTGTCATCCTGCTCCAAGCTCACCGAGAATACAAAATTTCTGAACTGGCACCAAAAGCGTTGCTATTCTTTGACACTCGGGGAGTCGCTACAAGTGAAGAAGCGCACGTCTTGTAA
- the rpsP gene encoding 30S ribosomal protein S16, translating into MAVRIRLKRFGKIRSPHYRVVVADQRAKRDGAVIEEIGIYHPTKDPSVIRIDSERAQYWLGVGAQPSKQVAALLKLTGDWQKHKGEEYDESLMKHPAEKDAFVAPDKGSVVVPEAPEPKTKEASPDEKTEEAAE; encoded by the coding sequence GTGGCCGTTAGAATCCGTTTAAAACGTTTTGGTAAGATCCGTTCCCCGCACTACCGTGTCGTAGTTGCAGACCAGCGCGCTAAGCGCGATGGTGCTGTTATCGAAGAAATCGGTATCTACCACCCAACAAAAGATCCGTCGGTTATCCGAATCGACTCCGAGCGTGCTCAGTACTGGCTGGGTGTTGGCGCACAGCCATCCAAGCAAGTCGCAGCTTTGCTGAAACTCACCGGTGACTGGCAAAAGCACAAGGGCGAAGAGTACGACGAATCGCTCATGAAGCACCCAGCTGAAAAAGACGCCTTCGTTGCACCAGACAAAGGCTCAGTTGTAGTCCCTGAGGCGCCAGAGCCAAAGACTAAAGAAGCCTCTCCTGATGAAAAGACTGAAGAGGCAGCTGAATAG
- a CDS encoding RNA-binding protein, which translates to MLQEALEHLVRGIVDYPEDVQVELRNNRRGEMLSVHVNPDDLGRVIGRKGRTANALRTVVEGLAGYSVRVDVVDTDRRR; encoded by the coding sequence ATGTTGCAAGAAGCGTTGGAGCACCTTGTACGCGGGATAGTTGACTATCCAGAAGACGTTCAAGTTGAACTTCGCAATAACAGGCGCGGAGAAATGCTTAGTGTCCACGTAAACCCGGACGATCTCGGAAGAGTGATCGGACGGAAGGGCAGGACCGCTAACGCACTTAGAACCGTGGTCGAAGGACTTGCAGGATACTCCGTGCGCGTCGATGTAGTTGACACCGACAGACGCCGCTAA